The following coding sequences lie in one Thermosulfuriphilus ammonigenes genomic window:
- a CDS encoding SDR family oxidoreductase, whose protein sequence is MTRFLVTGGAGFIGSNLTERLLKDGHLVRVLDDFSNGREENLHFSPNLIQNLEIIRGDIRDRSLCLKACEGVDYIFHEAALGSVPRSIEDPQTTNEININGTLNLLWAAKETGVKRFIYAASSSAYGDKEDPSGKVIPKKETMAPSPLSPYAVSKLTGEYYCQVFSQVYGLETVILRYFNVFGPRQDPHSMYAAVVPKFITALLKGEPPVIFGDGEQSRDFTYIDNVVEANLRACFAGPEAVGEVFNIACGRRTTINELYRLIAQIIGSDLEPIYAPPRPGDVRHSLADTSKAENILGLKELVDLETGLQKTVVWYKEKMEEK, encoded by the coding sequence ATGACCCGCTTTCTCGTTACCGGCGGGGCCGGTTTCATCGGCTCTAACCTCACCGAACGTCTCCTAAAAGATGGACACCTGGTTAGAGTTCTGGACGATTTCTCTAATGGCCGGGAGGAAAACCTTCACTTTTCCCCCAATCTGATTCAGAACTTGGAGATCATCCGGGGTGATATCCGGGACCGATCTCTCTGTCTCAAGGCCTGTGAAGGAGTAGACTATATCTTTCATGAGGCAGCTCTAGGATCAGTCCCCCGATCCATTGAAGACCCCCAAACCACCAATGAAATCAACATAAACGGAACCCTCAACCTCCTATGGGCCGCTAAAGAGACGGGAGTAAAACGCTTTATTTACGCGGCCTCCTCTTCAGCCTATGGTGACAAGGAGGACCCTTCAGGAAAGGTCATTCCTAAGAAGGAGACCATGGCCCCCAGTCCGCTCTCTCCTTATGCCGTATCCAAACTCACCGGGGAGTATTACTGCCAGGTCTTTAGTCAAGTTTATGGTCTGGAGACAGTAATCCTTCGGTATTTCAATGTCTTTGGCCCCCGACAGGACCCCCATTCTATGTATGCAGCTGTAGTGCCCAAATTTATCACGGCACTCCTTAAGGGGGAGCCTCCCGTAATCTTCGGTGATGGTGAACAGAGCCGGGACTTCACCTATATTGACAACGTCGTTGAGGCCAACCTTCGGGCCTGTTTCGCCGGCCCTGAAGCGGTGGGGGAGGTGTTTAACATCGCCTGTGGCCGGAGGACGACCATCAACGAACTCTATCGGCTCATCGCTCAGATAATCGGTAGTGATCTGGAGCCAATCTATGCTCCGCCTCGCCCTGGAGATGTCAGGCACTCTTTGGCTGATACATCTAAAGCCGAAAATATTTTAGGACTTAAAGAACTGGTGGATTTAGAAACAGGTCTTCAAAAGACGGTGGTCTGGTATAAGGAGAAGATGGAAGAGAAATAA
- a CDS encoding sigma-54 interaction domain-containing protein has translation MALELIIGQSPAIENIKELITQVVNTDLNVVIYGESGVGKELVARALHRLSYRKDKPFVKVNCAALPGELLESELFGYEKGAFTGAVAQKLGKFELANGGVIFLDEIGDMPLHLQAKLLQVLQDGEFSRVGGQKDIRVNTWVIAATNHDLDRDIREGRFREDLYFRLNIIKIVVPPLRNRKEDIPLLCQHFIDRYAPQLGGGLEEIPKPLMDLFMEYHWPGNVRELENYIRRLLVLKDWEPIAQDIRRHMEASAEVEPPTTKATNLKDLVREELAPYGNGSIPLKEIRRKIFDYVERELIEVVLERTNWNRRRTAEILQISYKALLYKMQNLGIREPEKNSETS, from the coding sequence GTGGCCCTAGAGCTTATTATTGGTCAAAGTCCGGCCATTGAAAACATAAAGGAACTCATCACCCAGGTTGTTAACACGGACCTAAATGTGGTCATCTATGGAGAAAGTGGCGTGGGCAAAGAGTTAGTGGCCCGCGCCCTTCATCGGCTCTCCTACCGGAAAGACAAGCCCTTTGTCAAGGTAAACTGTGCCGCCCTGCCAGGAGAACTTTTAGAAAGCGAGCTATTTGGCTATGAAAAGGGCGCCTTCACCGGAGCTGTAGCCCAGAAATTAGGTAAATTTGAGCTGGCCAACGGAGGAGTAATTTTCCTTGATGAGATTGGCGACATGCCCCTTCATCTTCAGGCCAAGCTGCTCCAAGTCCTCCAAGATGGCGAATTTAGCCGGGTAGGAGGGCAAAAGGATATTCGGGTCAATACCTGGGTTATTGCGGCTACTAATCACGACCTGGACCGGGATATTCGAGAAGGACGTTTTCGGGAAGATCTTTATTTTCGTCTAAACATCATCAAAATTGTTGTTCCCCCTTTGAGAAACCGGAAAGAAGATATCCCTCTCCTGTGTCAACATTTTATAGATAGATATGCCCCCCAGCTTGGGGGAGGGTTAGAGGAGATCCCCAAGCCTTTAATGGACCTCTTCATGGAATATCACTGGCCGGGTAATGTCCGAGAGTTAGAGAACTACATCCGCCGTCTTTTGGTCCTTAAAGACTGGGAGCCTATCGCTCAAGACATTCGTCGCCACATGGAGGCCTCGGCGGAAGTGGAGCCTCCTACCACTAAGGCCACTAATCTCAAAGATTTGGTCCGAGAGGAGCTGGCCCCTTACGGCAATGGTTCCATCCCTCTTAAGGAGATCCGCCGTAAGATTTTTGACTACGTAGAAAGAGAACTCATTGAGGTAGTCTTAGAGAGGACTAACTGGAATCGGCGCCGGACGGCGGAAATCCTTCAGATAAGTTACAAGGCCCTCCTTTACAAGATGCAGAATCTTGGCATTAGAGAACCCGAAAAGAATTCCGAAACCTCTTAA
- a CDS encoding purine-nucleoside phosphorylase, translated as MTITNIKQRIEEATNFIEKQVPFCPALLLILGTGLSGVAERIQKELEIPYEEIPHFPTSTVPSHRGRLLMGRFAGRYIWAFQGRFHYYEGYSAQEVTFPLRVMTRLGVKTLIISNASGGLNLSFSPGDIMLIRDHINLIPDNPLRGPNIDEWGPRFPDLSEAYSLRLRELMKEVAREEGIELREGVYVAVAGPSLETPAETRMLRLLGADAVGMSTTPEVIVANHAGLEVLGLSVIANVNDPDNFQPILLEDVISSAEAAGIKLERLVAAFLKRLPEEWLKGERRGRG; from the coding sequence ATGACAATTACTAATATAAAACAACGCATCGAGGAAGCCACGAATTTTATCGAAAAACAGGTTCCTTTCTGCCCGGCTCTCCTTCTTATTTTAGGGACCGGCCTTTCTGGGGTGGCTGAAAGGATACAAAAAGAACTGGAGATTCCCTATGAGGAGATTCCCCATTTCCCCACCTCTACGGTGCCCAGTCACCGGGGACGATTGCTTATGGGGCGTTTTGCCGGGCGCTATATCTGGGCCTTTCAGGGACGATTCCACTATTATGAAGGATACTCCGCCCAGGAGGTGACCTTTCCCCTTCGGGTGATGACTCGCCTTGGGGTAAAGACCCTCATTATTTCCAACGCCTCGGGGGGGCTCAATCTATCCTTCTCTCCGGGAGATATTATGCTCATTAGGGATCACATAAATCTTATTCCCGACAATCCTCTCCGAGGGCCTAATATAGACGAATGGGGGCCCCGGTTCCCGGATCTTTCCGAGGCCTATAGTCTGAGGCTAAGAGAGCTCATGAAGGAAGTGGCCCGGGAAGAAGGAATCGAACTCCGTGAGGGAGTCTATGTGGCTGTGGCCGGGCCCAGCCTGGAGACCCCGGCAGAGACTAGAATGCTTCGTCTCTTAGGAGCTGATGCCGTAGGGATGTCTACCACGCCAGAGGTCATTGTGGCTAATCACGCCGGCCTTGAGGTCTTGGGGCTTTCAGTAATCGCTAATGTTAACGATCCAGACAACTTTCAGCCCATTCTTTTAGAAGATGTCATCTCTTCGGCAGAGGCTGCCGGGATCAAGTTGGAGAGGTTGGTGGCAGCCTTTCTTAAGCGTCTTCCGGAAGAATGGCTTAAAGGAGAACGTCGTGGCCGGGGATAA
- a CDS encoding amidohydrolase, with translation MAGDKLLIKAQIVLPAWDLPPLPEGGVLVEGDRIVAVGPAREIRASHPQVRVKDLGACLLFPGLVNAHTHAAMTIFRGLADDLPLMRWLEGYIFPAERHLCPRWVYWGTKLAIWEMLSSGVTTFADMYIFAPEVLKAADEAGMRALIGEGLFDFPSPGYGPLEVGLKLTRELLETYADHPRLGVMICPHALYTCSPETLKKAFSLAERFGARFNIHLAETADELKLIQERYGHSPVKHLASLGMVSENLLAVHGVKLTSEEIVLLAEGRASLVHCPESNLKLASGVAPVPEMLQLGLNLALGTDGPASNNDLDLIGEMRTAALIQKGVRERATLIPAREAFRMATEAGARALGIANLGRLEPGALADMAALDLSRPHLTPIYDPLSLLVYSARAGDVIWVMVAGKEVFKEGRPLGFDARETRAEVLLIAQEIREKLGLNSPLR, from the coding sequence GTGGCCGGGGATAAGCTTCTCATTAAAGCTCAGATTGTTCTTCCTGCCTGGGATCTGCCTCCTCTGCCCGAAGGGGGGGTTCTGGTAGAGGGAGACAGGATTGTCGCTGTCGGTCCGGCCAGAGAGATCAGGGCCTCCCACCCCCAGGTGAGAGTCAAGGATTTGGGGGCTTGTCTTCTTTTTCCGGGGCTAGTAAACGCCCATACCCATGCGGCCATGACTATTTTTCGCGGTTTGGCCGACGATCTTCCCCTGATGCGCTGGCTGGAGGGTTATATCTTTCCGGCTGAAAGGCACCTCTGTCCTCGGTGGGTCTATTGGGGCACCAAACTAGCAATCTGGGAGATGCTTTCCTCAGGGGTAACCACCTTTGCCGACATGTATATATTCGCCCCTGAGGTCCTTAAGGCCGCCGATGAGGCCGGGATGCGGGCATTAATCGGCGAAGGGCTTTTTGACTTTCCTTCTCCTGGATATGGTCCTCTTGAAGTGGGGCTGAAACTCACGAGAGAACTCCTTGAGACCTACGCTGATCATCCCCGTCTTGGGGTCATGATTTGCCCCCACGCTCTTTATACCTGCTCTCCCGAAACCCTAAAGAAGGCCTTTTCACTGGCAGAAAGGTTTGGAGCCCGATTCAACATCCATCTGGCTGAGACGGCTGACGAACTCAAACTGATCCAGGAGCGCTATGGCCACAGTCCTGTTAAACATCTAGCCTCATTGGGTATGGTTTCAGAGAACCTTCTGGCTGTCCACGGAGTCAAGCTCACCAGTGAGGAGATCGTCCTTTTGGCAGAGGGGCGGGCCAGTTTGGTTCACTGCCCGGAAAGCAATCTCAAATTAGCTTCTGGGGTGGCTCCAGTGCCAGAAATGTTACAGTTGGGGCTCAATTTGGCCCTGGGGACAGACGGTCCGGCCTCCAATAATGATTTAGACCTTATTGGAGAGATGCGTACAGCAGCCCTTATCCAGAAGGGGGTGAGGGAGAGGGCAACCTTGATCCCGGCTCGGGAGGCCTTCCGTATGGCTACTGAGGCCGGGGCCAGGGCTCTAGGAATCGCCAATCTCGGACGTCTTGAACCTGGAGCCCTGGCTGATATGGCTGCTCTTGATCTTTCTCGTCCTCATCTGACTCCGATATACGACCCGCTCTCTCTCCTTGTATATAGCGCTCGGGCCGGAGATGTCATTTGGGTTATGGTGGCTGGAAAGGAGGTTTTCAAGGAGGGACGGCCCCTTGGCTTTGATGCCCGGGAGACGCGAGCTGAGGTTCTGCTCATCGCTCAGGAGATTCGGGAAAAGCTGGGGCTCAACAGCCCTCTCCGATGA
- a CDS encoding TIGR00725 family protein produces the protein MASLRRIAVIGAGICESSIYEMARQVGYLLAEKGAIVYCGGLGGVMEAAAQGAKEAGGLTVGILPGNKASEANPYIDVPVVTAMSHARNAILVRSVEAVVAVSGGYGTLSEIALALKMWRPVIGLNTWPGIEGVHYVASPQEAIERVFAIIGEGC, from the coding sequence ATGGCTTCTTTAAGACGTATTGCCGTAATAGGTGCCGGAATTTGTGAATCATCCATTTACGAAATGGCCCGACAAGTAGGCTATCTTCTGGCAGAAAAGGGGGCCATTGTCTATTGCGGCGGTCTGGGGGGAGTCATGGAGGCCGCCGCTCAAGGGGCTAAAGAAGCCGGGGGCCTTACTGTAGGCATCCTGCCGGGCAACAAGGCCTCAGAGGCCAATCCTTACATAGATGTTCCGGTGGTCACAGCCATGAGCCACGCCCGGAATGCCATCCTTGTCCGTTCGGTAGAGGCAGTAGTGGCTGTCTCCGGGGGTTATGGAACTCTCTCTGAGATTGCCTTAGCCCTTAAGATGTGGCGCCCTGTAATTGGCCTTAACACCTGGCCGGGGATTGAAGGAGTTCACTATGTGGCCAGCCCTCAAGAGGCTATAGAGCGGGTCTTTGCTATCATCGGAGAGGGCTGTTGA
- a CDS encoding YqaA family protein produces the protein MAGIKVLRSLKDWTLSFAQSPRGTWALFFLALAEASFFPIPPDVLLIALCLAAPKRSLYFALICTSGSVLGGLVGYALGAFFMETIGRPVLVFYGLTDKFDLVSRYFHQYDAWAVGVAGFTPLPYKLFTISAGAFRIDLLTFFLASTISRAGRFFLIAGSIFFFGEMVKHFIERYFNLLTVVFIGLLILGFVVIKWLL, from the coding sequence ATGGCGGGCATAAAGGTCCTCAGGTCACTAAAAGACTGGACCCTCTCCTTTGCCCAATCCCCCCGGGGGACCTGGGCCCTTTTTTTCTTGGCCTTGGCTGAGGCCAGCTTCTTTCCCATCCCCCCGGATGTCCTTCTCATCGCCCTCTGCTTAGCCGCCCCCAAACGAAGCCTTTATTTTGCCCTTATCTGCACCAGTGGTTCGGTTTTGGGAGGGCTGGTTGGTTATGCTCTCGGAGCCTTTTTTATGGAGACCATCGGAAGGCCGGTGCTTGTCTTTTATGGCTTAACTGACAAGTTTGATCTTGTCAGCCGCTATTTTCATCAGTACGATGCCTGGGCCGTGGGGGTAGCCGGATTTACACCCTTACCGTATAAGCTCTTTACCATCAGTGCTGGGGCCTTTAGGATTGATCTTTTAACCTTCTTCCTGGCCTCAACGATTTCTCGAGCCGGACGTTTCTTTTTGATAGCGGGCTCGATTTTTTTCTTTGGGGAGATGGTCAAACATTTTATCGAACGATACTTTAATTTACTTACAGTAGTCTTTATTGGACTGCTCATTCTTGGTTTTGTGGTGATCAAATGGCTTCTTTAA
- a CDS encoding protein-L-isoaspartate(D-aspartate) O-methyltransferase yields MSLSGKREKLRDPFEIARNRMVDNQIVARGIKDPRVIAAMRKVPRHLFVDEALWDQAYGDFPLPIGEGQTISQPYIVALMTEALQLQGDEKVLEIGTGSGYQTAILAELARKVYSIERVPSLVERARRVLAQLGYTNVVIRLGDGTKGWPEEAPFEAIIVTAGGPKIPEPLLNQLADGGRLVIPVGDEYSQDLVRVTRVGKRLVTENFGGVRFVKLIGDHGWRA; encoded by the coding sequence ATGTCGCTATCAGGTAAAAGAGAAAAATTAAGAGATCCTTTTGAGATAGCCCGAAATCGCATGGTGGACAACCAGATTGTCGCCCGAGGGATAAAAGACCCCCGGGTGATCGCCGCCATGCGAAAAGTGCCCAGACATCTCTTCGTGGATGAAGCTCTTTGGGATCAGGCCTATGGTGACTTTCCTTTACCCATAGGCGAGGGACAGACCATCTCTCAGCCGTACATCGTTGCCCTGATGACAGAAGCCCTTCAACTCCAAGGAGATGAAAAAGTCCTGGAAATCGGTACCGGATCTGGCTATCAAACAGCCATTTTGGCTGAACTGGCCCGAAAAGTTTACTCCATTGAACGTGTCCCTAGCCTGGTGGAAAGAGCCCGTCGCGTTTTAGCCCAGCTCGGTTATACCAACGTAGTGATTCGTCTAGGAGATGGCACTAAAGGCTGGCCAGAGGAGGCCCCTTTCGAGGCCATCATTGTTACCGCCGGTGGCCCCAAAATACCAGAACCTCTTCTAAACCAGCTGGCCGATGGCGGCCGTCTGGTCATTCCTGTCGGAGATGAATATTCCCAAGATCTCGTCCGCGTCACCCGGGTAGGTAAACGCCTGGTCACGGAAAACTTTGGTGGGGTAAGGTTCGTTAAGCTCATCGGAGATCACGGATGGCGGGCATAA
- a CDS encoding CBS and ACT domain-containing protein has product MLVKEWMATDVVTVDENASMMKATQIMKEHKIRRIPVVRRGKVVGIITDRDLKEAAPSKATSLDVHELYYLLSEIKVKDIMTPNPITIREDDTVERAAVIMLENRISGLPVVNDEGYVVGIITQTDVFKVLISITGIYRGPIQIAFDLEDRPGSINEVAAVIRQHGGRLVSILTSYDHAEPGRREVYIRIKDIEEGALKEMIERLKTRFKVLYVVRDDISSIPKKADVATKDVFGGIRQATA; this is encoded by the coding sequence ATGTTAGTTAAGGAATGGATGGCAACAGATGTGGTCACCGTAGATGAAAATGCCTCAATGATGAAGGCTACCCAGATTATGAAGGAACACAAGATCCGCCGGATACCAGTGGTTCGGCGGGGAAAGGTCGTGGGCATCATTACGGACCGCGATCTGAAGGAAGCGGCCCCTTCTAAGGCCACCTCTTTGGATGTTCATGAGCTTTACTATCTCTTGTCTGAGATCAAGGTCAAAGACATCATGACTCCCAATCCCATTACTATTCGAGAAGATGATACAGTGGAGCGAGCGGCGGTAATAATGCTCGAGAACCGCATCTCGGGCCTTCCGGTGGTTAATGACGAGGGCTATGTGGTAGGAATTATTACCCAGACTGACGTCTTCAAGGTTCTCATCAGCATAACCGGCATCTACCGAGGACCGATTCAGATCGCCTTTGACCTTGAAGACCGTCCTGGCTCCATAAACGAGGTGGCCGCGGTCATTCGTCAACATGGAGGGCGTTTGGTCTCCATCCTCACCTCATACGACCATGCCGAGCCCGGTCGGCGTGAGGTTTACATCCGCATCAAGGATATCGAAGAGGGGGCCCTTAAAGAGATGATCGAGCGTCTTAAGACCAGATTCAAGGTCCTCTATGTTGTCCGGGACGATATCTCCTCTATTCCCAAAAAGGCAGACGTTGCCACCAAGGACGTCTTCGGAGGGATCCGCCAGGCCACAGCCTAG
- a CDS encoding penicillin-binding protein 1A, giving the protein MPRIVFRWSYGHVLVLIFSTAALVSLFILALVWAYLQLELPDVSSLKNYRPPAVSELYDRKGRLLAYFYREKRWPVPLDLVPERLIQAIIAAEDARFYQHKGLDFFSIIRAAIRNVEAGSIVQGGSTITQQVTRALLLSPERSFKRKIKEALLAWRIDSMLTKDEILNIYLNQIYLGEGAYGVEAASRIYFGKHVWDLNLAECALIAGLPQAPSRYNPYRHFDLAKKRQAYVLKRMVAEGYITEEEARRAYATPIVLKHFAPPIPKEAAYFVDYAQQRLSQILGRQELLTGGYRIYSTLDLDYQVAAFEALREGLARLQKRHPEIKESSVQGALCLIEAHTGAIRALIGGLDPGRGHFNRATQARRQPGSAFKPIVYAAALEKDLIDPATLFVDEPLVLPGAKEGENWKPQNFDGLFLGPITVRKALADSRNTVAVKVAQLVGIDEVISEARQLGIKVPLSRDLALALGSNGIPLLELTSAYQVFANQGQRIPPRIIEALVDREGRVIEPKRPEPTKVISPQTAFMLTYLLEQVVADGTGRCASDLLVPVAAKTGTTDHYRDAWFVGYTPSLVLGVWVGRDDKTPLGPGETGAKAACPIWVSFMEKILPLEGFREETFAPPEGIMFAAVDETTGEATIPRQGAIWMPLKESSTAEIKPLLEDKPRLWPGGSLRRRPWWQRLPFWE; this is encoded by the coding sequence ATGCCCAGGATTGTCTTCAGATGGTCTTACGGCCACGTTTTAGTCTTAATTTTTAGCACTGCGGCCCTGGTTTCTCTCTTCATCTTGGCCCTGGTCTGGGCCTATCTCCAGTTGGAGTTACCCGATGTCTCCAGCCTCAAAAACTATCGCCCTCCGGCGGTAAGTGAACTTTATGACCGTAAGGGTCGGCTTCTGGCCTACTTTTATCGAGAAAAGAGGTGGCCAGTTCCTTTGGACCTTGTCCCTGAAAGACTTATCCAGGCCATTATTGCCGCTGAGGATGCCCGTTTTTACCAGCACAAGGGGCTTGACTTTTTCAGTATTATTCGCGCCGCCATTCGCAATGTGGAGGCAGGCAGTATTGTCCAGGGTGGCAGCACCATAACCCAGCAGGTGACCAGGGCCCTGCTGCTCTCTCCCGAAAGGTCTTTCAAACGAAAGATTAAAGAAGCCCTTCTGGCCTGGCGCATAGATTCTATGCTCACCAAGGATGAAATCCTGAATATTTATCTCAATCAGATCTACCTTGGTGAAGGTGCCTATGGGGTAGAGGCGGCTAGTCGCATTTACTTTGGTAAGCATGTCTGGGACCTCAACTTGGCCGAATGTGCCCTTATCGCTGGTCTTCCCCAGGCACCCAGCCGATACAATCCTTACCGTCACTTTGACCTAGCCAAAAAACGTCAGGCCTATGTCCTTAAAAGAATGGTCGCTGAAGGTTACATAACCGAAGAGGAGGCCCGGCGAGCTTACGCTACTCCCATCGTTCTCAAACACTTCGCTCCCCCCATACCTAAAGAGGCTGCTTATTTCGTCGACTATGCCCAGCAACGCCTCTCTCAGATACTGGGCCGCCAAGAGCTTCTCACCGGAGGCTATCGCATCTACAGCACCCTGGATCTTGATTACCAGGTAGCTGCCTTTGAGGCCTTAAGGGAAGGCTTAGCTCGTCTCCAAAAGCGTCATCCAGAGATCAAGGAATCAAGTGTCCAGGGAGCCCTTTGTCTAATTGAGGCCCACACCGGGGCCATTAGGGCCTTGATCGGAGGGCTTGACCCCGGCCGAGGTCATTTTAATCGGGCCACCCAGGCTAGAAGACAGCCTGGTTCAGCCTTTAAACCTATCGTCTATGCCGCTGCCTTAGAGAAGGACCTTATAGACCCAGCTACTCTTTTTGTTGACGAACCCCTCGTTCTTCCGGGGGCCAAAGAAGGAGAAAACTGGAAACCGCAAAACTTCGATGGGCTTTTTCTTGGACCCATCACCGTCCGCAAAGCGCTAGCCGACTCCCGCAACACTGTGGCCGTTAAAGTAGCCCAGCTGGTAGGAATAGACGAGGTTATCTCTGAGGCCAGGCAGCTGGGGATTAAAGTCCCCCTGTCTCGCGATCTGGCTTTGGCCCTTGGTTCAAACGGAATACCTCTACTCGAGCTAACCTCAGCCTACCAAGTCTTTGCCAACCAGGGGCAACGTATTCCCCCTCGCATTATCGAGGCCCTGGTGGACCGCGAGGGTCGAGTAATTGAGCCCAAAAGACCGGAGCCCACAAAAGTTATCTCTCCTCAGACGGCCTTTATGCTTACTTATCTCCTAGAGCAGGTAGTGGCTGATGGGACAGGCCGGTGCGCCTCGGATCTGTTAGTCCCGGTGGCAGCCAAAACAGGAACTACAGACCACTACCGCGATGCCTGGTTTGTCGGCTACACTCCCTCTCTTGTCCTTGGAGTTTGGGTGGGGCGAGATGACAAAACCCCCCTTGGCCCAGGGGAGACAGGAGCCAAGGCCGCCTGCCCCATTTGGGTTTCCTTCATGGAGAAGATTCTTCCCCTTGAAGGGTTCCGAGAGGAGACTTTTGCCCCCCCCGAGGGAATAATGTTTGCAGCCGTGGACGAAACCACCGGCGAGGCTACTATCCCCCGCCAGGGAGCCATATGGATGCCCTTAAAAGAAAGCTCAACCGCCGAGATTAAACCCCTTCTGGAAGACAAGCCTAGGCTGTGGCCTGGCGGATCCCTCCGAAGACGTCCTTGGTGGCAACGTCTGCCTTTTTGGGAATAG
- a CDS encoding glycosyltransferase family 4 protein, with protein MRIAQVAPLHESVPPKLYGGTERVVSYLTEELVKMGHEVTLFASADSETKARLVPCAPQALRLNSSCQDRLAHHILQLEKVFQMAEEFDIIHFHVDYIHFPLVRRGQTPAVTTLHGRLDIPDLVPLYREFREQPLVSISNAQRLPLLWANWKATVYHGLPKDLYSPYLENGQYLAFLGRISPEKRPDRAIRIAEMAGVPLKIAAKIDEADRPYYEEVIKPLLKSPWVEFVGEIGEKEKNEFLGRAMALVLPIDWPEPFGLVMIESLACGTPVIAWRCGSVPEIIEDGRVGFIVETLEEAVEAVEKIPYIDRVDCRKYFESRFSARRMAQEYLDVYEIVIGESYPLLKAV; from the coding sequence ATGAGGATAGCCCAGGTGGCTCCGCTGCATGAAAGTGTGCCTCCAAAGCTTTACGGAGGAACCGAGAGGGTAGTTTCGTATCTTACCGAGGAGTTGGTAAAGATGGGACACGAGGTGACCCTCTTTGCCAGTGCTGACTCTGAGACAAAGGCTCGGCTTGTCCCCTGTGCCCCTCAGGCTCTGAGACTTAACTCTTCTTGCCAGGACAGATTAGCTCATCACATTCTTCAGTTAGAGAAAGTCTTTCAGATGGCCGAAGAGTTTGACATTATTCATTTTCATGTTGATTACATCCATTTTCCTCTGGTCAGACGGGGCCAGACACCGGCGGTGACCACCCTTCATGGTCGCCTGGATATCCCTGACTTGGTCCCTCTCTATCGGGAGTTTAGGGAGCAGCCGTTGGTCTCTATCTCAAACGCCCAGAGATTACCGTTACTCTGGGCCAACTGGAAGGCAACCGTCTACCATGGTCTCCCTAAAGATCTTTATTCTCCCTACCTAGAAAATGGTCAGTATCTGGCCTTTCTGGGGAGGATATCCCCAGAGAAAAGGCCAGATCGGGCTATTCGTATTGCTGAGATGGCCGGAGTGCCCCTCAAAATTGCCGCTAAAATAGATGAAGCTGATCGTCCCTACTACGAGGAGGTCATTAAACCGCTGCTTAAAAGCCCCTGGGTAGAATTTGTAGGCGAGATTGGAGAAAAAGAAAAGAACGAATTTCTCGGCCGGGCAATGGCACTGGTTTTGCCCATTGACTGGCCAGAGCCTTTTGGGTTAGTGATGATCGAATCCCTGGCCTGTGGTACACCAGTGATTGCTTGGCGCTGTGGCTCTGTGCCCGAGATAATAGAAGATGGAAGGGTTGGTTTTATTGTTGAGACCTTGGAAGAGGCCGTAGAGGCAGTGGAAAAGATTCCATATATAGACCGAGTTGATTGTCGGAAATATTTTGAGAGTAGGTTCTCCGCTCGTCGGATGGCTCAAGAATATCTGGATGTCTATGAAATAGTAATTGGCGAGAGCTACCCTCTGCTCAAGGCGGTCTAG